The Synchiropus splendidus isolate RoL2022-P1 chromosome 1, RoL_Sspl_1.0, whole genome shotgun sequence genome includes a window with the following:
- the foxl3 gene encoding forkhead box L3 translates to MFDNSHYPFNCFNYDGDGYPSCSTDQEKKMCRPAYSYIALIAMAIQQSPEQRVTLSGIYEFIMKRFPYYRSNQRAWQNSIRHNLSLNSCFIKVPRTEGNEKGKGNFWTFASGCESMLDLFENGNFRRRRRRRNMKIGFKESAEPPFHQGETHGSSHTARHQESDSSLPPCDRPRLDPPPSSNHLLSSTTAGKPESEIKFSIDYILSTPDPPHFGFRSTHGPVHIGPTGPPIHVLEPQHLNLHFWTL, encoded by the exons ATGTTCGACAACTCTCACTATCCCTTCAACTGCTTCAACTATGACGGAGATGGATATCCCTCCTGCAGCACAGACCAGGAGAAGAAAATGTGCAGACCTGCGTACAG TTACATCGCTCTCATCGCCATGGCAATCCAGCAGAGTCCTGAGCAGCGCGTCACGCTCTCCGGCATCTACGAATTCATCATGAAGAGGTTCCCCTACTATCGCTCCAACCAGCGGGCCTGGCAGAACTCCATCAGACACAACCTGTCGCTCAACAGCTGCTTCATCAAG GTTCCGAGGACAGAGGGCAATGAAAAAGGAAAGGGAAACTTCTGGACGTTTGCCTCTGGATGTGAGTCCATGCTTGACCTGTTTGAAAACGGCAACTTCCGCCGTCGGAGGCGCCGCAGAAATATGAAGATTGGCTTCAAAGAATCAGCAGAGCCGCCTTTCCATCAGGGCGAGACCCACGGCAGTAGTCACACGGCCCGACACCAGGAATCCGACTCTTCCCTGCCCCCCTGCGATAGGCCACGGCTGGACCCTCCGCCCTCATCCAACCACCTACTTTCAAGCACCACGGCCGGGAAACCAGAGTCAGAGATCAAGTTCAGCATTGACTACATCTTATCTACTCCTGATCCGCCCCACTTTGGGTTCAGATCCACACACGGGCCGGTGCACATCGGGCCTACCGGGCCGCCCATACACGTCCTGGAGCCACAGCACCTGAACCTACACTTCTGGACTCTGTGA